In one window of Temnothorax longispinosus isolate EJ_2023e chromosome 11, Tlon_JGU_v1, whole genome shotgun sequence DNA:
- the LOC139821676 gene encoding carbohydrate sulfotransferase 11 isoform X2, which translates to MHMWYKILTIDMLTSSDNKNSTVYPGLLKAGFYFPKKIFLLMQVTVIESIAALATICIVTLLILANLAQTSHTETNIEPAASLRYASSKYASVARAVTSGIMPRVPLSRDQMEDVRRELDRRRWWVAHVCETIDTKRSHRNASLTNMIIDTEHNVSWCPIYKAASSTWMNYFAVLKGTLTDATIDLVRRNLTQVSDIVRQKFQQDADFNKTYKKMSRTKKFLIVRHPLERLLSAYRDKLEHMRNREYYYKRFGRRIVLKYRRSDNMTRLEPTFVEFLRFIVSEKYFDEHWTPYYRTCEPCTIRYDYILKFETLDRDQNFLIQDANLSGYLYERDYPRNINPLGVTTRKILDEYTRGISQSLLDAVYKIYENDYKLFNYSSVV; encoded by the exons ATGCATATGTGGTACAAAATATTAACGATCGACATGTTAACGTCgagtgataataaaaattcaacgGTTTACCCGGGATTATTGAAAGCCGGCttttatttcccaaaaaagaTCTTTCTACTAATGCAG GTCACGGTGATAGAATCGATCGCGGCGTTAGCGACGATTTGCATTGTTACGTTGTTGATACTGGCAAATTTAGCGCAAACCTCACACACGGAGACAAACATAGAGCCGGCCGCATCGCTGAGGTATGCATCGTCAAAATATGCGTCTGTTGCACGTGCCGTCACGTCTGGAATAATGCCGCGAGTTCCGCTGTCGCGGGACCAGATGGAGGATGTTAGGCGTGAATTGGACAGGAGGAGGTGGTGGGTGGCACACGTGTGTGAGACAATCGACACGAAAAGATCGCATCGGAACGCTTCGCTGACAAACATGATCATCGACAC GGAGCACAACGTGTCATGGTGCCCTATATACAAGGCGGCGAGTTCCACGTGGATGAATTACTTTGCCGTTTTAAAGGGCACTTTGACAGATGCTACTATAGACTTGGTGCGTCGCAATCTTACCCAGGTCAGCGATATCGTGagacaaaaatttcaacaGGATgcggattttaataaaacctATAAG AAGATGAGCAGAACGAAGAAGTTTCTAATTGTGCGACATCCGCTGGAGCGTCTCTTGTCCGCGTACAGGGATAAGTTGGAGCACATGCGGAATCGCGAGTATTACTACAAACGTTTCGGTCGGCGCATCGTGCTCAAATACCGTCGATCCGATAATATGACAAGATTGGAACCGACGTTTGTCGAATTTCTGCGATTTATAGTCAGCGAGAAGTACTTCGACGAGCACTGGACGCCGTATTATCGTACCTGCGAACCCTGCACGATCCGCTACGACTACATTCTCAAGTTTGAGACTCTAGACAGGGATCAGAACTTTCTCATCCAGGATGCCAATCTGAGCGGATACCTGTACGAGAGAGATTACCCGCGAAACATTAATCCCCTGGGAGTGACCACCAGGAAAATACTCGACGAGTACACCCGAGGAATATCGCAATCGCTTCTCGATGCAGTTTACAAGATTTACGAGAACGATTATAAATTGTTCAATTATTCGTCCGTTGTCTAA
- the LOC139821676 gene encoding carbohydrate sulfotransferase 11 isoform X1, protein MHMWYKILTIDMLTSSDNKNSTVYPGLLKAGFYFPKKIFLLMQKQVTVIESIAALATICIVTLLILANLAQTSHTETNIEPAASLRYASSKYASVARAVTSGIMPRVPLSRDQMEDVRRELDRRRWWVAHVCETIDTKRSHRNASLTNMIIDTEHNVSWCPIYKAASSTWMNYFAVLKGTLTDATIDLVRRNLTQVSDIVRQKFQQDADFNKTYKKMSRTKKFLIVRHPLERLLSAYRDKLEHMRNREYYYKRFGRRIVLKYRRSDNMTRLEPTFVEFLRFIVSEKYFDEHWTPYYRTCEPCTIRYDYILKFETLDRDQNFLIQDANLSGYLYERDYPRNINPLGVTTRKILDEYTRGISQSLLDAVYKIYENDYKLFNYSSVV, encoded by the exons ATGCATATGTGGTACAAAATATTAACGATCGACATGTTAACGTCgagtgataataaaaattcaacgGTTTACCCGGGATTATTGAAAGCCGGCttttatttcccaaaaaagaTCTTTCTACTAATGCAG AAACAGGTCACGGTGATAGAATCGATCGCGGCGTTAGCGACGATTTGCATTGTTACGTTGTTGATACTGGCAAATTTAGCGCAAACCTCACACACGGAGACAAACATAGAGCCGGCCGCATCGCTGAGGTATGCATCGTCAAAATATGCGTCTGTTGCACGTGCCGTCACGTCTGGAATAATGCCGCGAGTTCCGCTGTCGCGGGACCAGATGGAGGATGTTAGGCGTGAATTGGACAGGAGGAGGTGGTGGGTGGCACACGTGTGTGAGACAATCGACACGAAAAGATCGCATCGGAACGCTTCGCTGACAAACATGATCATCGACAC GGAGCACAACGTGTCATGGTGCCCTATATACAAGGCGGCGAGTTCCACGTGGATGAATTACTTTGCCGTTTTAAAGGGCACTTTGACAGATGCTACTATAGACTTGGTGCGTCGCAATCTTACCCAGGTCAGCGATATCGTGagacaaaaatttcaacaGGATgcggattttaataaaacctATAAG AAGATGAGCAGAACGAAGAAGTTTCTAATTGTGCGACATCCGCTGGAGCGTCTCTTGTCCGCGTACAGGGATAAGTTGGAGCACATGCGGAATCGCGAGTATTACTACAAACGTTTCGGTCGGCGCATCGTGCTCAAATACCGTCGATCCGATAATATGACAAGATTGGAACCGACGTTTGTCGAATTTCTGCGATTTATAGTCAGCGAGAAGTACTTCGACGAGCACTGGACGCCGTATTATCGTACCTGCGAACCCTGCACGATCCGCTACGACTACATTCTCAAGTTTGAGACTCTAGACAGGGATCAGAACTTTCTCATCCAGGATGCCAATCTGAGCGGATACCTGTACGAGAGAGATTACCCGCGAAACATTAATCCCCTGGGAGTGACCACCAGGAAAATACTCGACGAGTACACCCGAGGAATATCGCAATCGCTTCTCGATGCAGTTTACAAGATTTACGAGAACGATTATAAATTGTTCAATTATTCGTCCGTTGTCTAA
- the Med1 gene encoding uncharacterized protein Med1 has protein sequence MDATNGQKPHVGQPLTGGGSVSDKGKEWQMELLMEKLRSKASTFKPLVETAKNMRMAMLDKRFAIDSIEKNQLQKCLDTLQHSIKVTSFQSMVERLESLARQLGLKFMMSGPPGTEIFISSDMFFLEVLLEPSGLVRDVKIHHEGKSEQQSCEALASALSRGDFIDFTTQLEGLASIYQLNADKKVKCKAFSALQSLEADLGVLAQLQTFMKEPFNLVHKSPVGILERRRGGHPMKLTYFVSPYDLIDEENRTYDTLNPDTIIKRKIGHSVTVCMEGSTGHKLPTSSIITVNRSPTGKSTPSYAPLTSTNSSMLPACFVLKLGKKMPICMELVKRIQKVTELECGDISAPHPLLSLIIQHASDGQLDCRNNRGLYVTLPDQQHCYFMTENKSMEGVLVCSIPFTHPAHVPQILVYLRQQALFNCLIASCVRPMARQDPEHTTILEVSALSWQHISVSVEHPYEETMATAELDLTDISTLKCRLYGVSLTTNAEQTSDLSGRVLQRCLSIPLTMRMLLKIWEGRSLPAVMNNLTSGSGSSNGSYNLNLGSGGKDQTGQNASGTASGMPDFTNGETKVKQEPGLNNGSNGCMGGRQTQQSASNQLQQQQQQQSFLDAGTENSIGFPSYSGQSDTTTMTMSTAGTNNASASMLNPLQLGALLGQAKNSLTGNSNTNERGKKTRKRKTGTDSLWRSPKRKSDGGDSSTATEILLESSSSENSTPLGTPTGGRENLTSETRTSTPTSATSLTSGIDFSNLDATDILDKSASDYDLDNSERDSEIMEVQHSGGEQQQQQQQQDVEELIKIRESSSTRKSKKNRGGSGSEEKKSSPTNIFVDETSTTSSGNKSLPVPPSVSITPISCGNLDQASTTNYNSVLTGMGLERRPGIEIIPIASSPSQTNLPSSITITPIAGPAPSPKTSGLTSATDDRQRSERKSGGGKSSGSSAKSSSDDNKSGGNKLEKRRKRKREDGPMGPPDKVPSGGKQQQDPLSKPVSVSIKPSTEQSPPSGGGTGVSLSCSSSRPTSPAAVRKFSPSPTHSSSLATLVGKSSPTLKASQTAAATCKPVQSPKHSPVYGSSPKHNAPNVPVVPMSVPMSLSVSTVPNTVGNVPSVAVSVPVPVPASASPKHGNTSSPKHGSSAASSGKPSMSALKSAANSPSSKSSGSSSSDTTTTPSKVKSSSSSSGKESSGRGDKERRTSSVGSSGGSGSGHQSPKTKSSSGKVKQLEMISPGGGEASQVSSLQASGGSTPPSGQVDAASKSAIAAQQARNRKSSLNAVIDKLKNAQHCTETDACGNGSGSVKGSGSSAGLSSGNTGGMSSTGQKEKSIGSGGSSSSSGGKTIVEGGKSSCVTKNASVETKNPAEYMVKHSSDGIKITINKTRTKDSKQSAANLKLSSGTIAAASSSSSSLSSVASSSSSSSSSNVIPGSNGSPRTNTGLKPGVNSGPASKKPQTLQTAQKLLPAKMMLATAGIKSAISSSGATNTGGGASITGATATGGLPLSKGGSSSKASGSPKTSSGATDLSRGRDKPRLPKSGDKGIFASKGLGDARKSSPSALREESESERAFKLLAAHASISSLPPSLPPQLVMEGLRKQLDTKFQIPKLSARANVADTGDKNKSSDKLSILSDSAKQTLDGLKQEQGKITGLPNVTVSVSKSSIPDDQSRRDHSQNKLDNLSIATSAAGAISLNLVGENAGLMLPPQSAADPDVPTNLCIQPMVDEPSRDSCKDLGMRQTSTGQQFLGKIDDTTAGGILPKGNVPDQLASSGAKSYATMTGSSASTAPSGAAIVAESLNLSTKPADQAALQTKYNKITVEEKKQQQTSSSSSSSSSSSTSSSSSSSSSSIFSSLGGVATTSDGNPSIMTSDSVGGGGSGNSGSGEQEVAAAAAAAAAEMLLDFSAANKDQMTKGSHGLPASLTQHHLTTIPERAMTQAAPTVRRNTPPPPPPPPPLPAPFPPAASPSVSVHIVKSPAPSPRVIPPSPHSSASPCITDDELMDEALVGMGK, from the exons ATGGATGCGACCAACGGACAGAAGCCCCACG TGGGGCAACCTTTGACCGGAGGAGGATCTGTCTCCGACAAGGGTAAGGAGTGGCAAATGGAGTTATTGATGGAAAAATTACGCTCCAAGGCTTCTACGTTTAAACCTTTAGTGGAGACCGCGAAAAACATGCGTATGGCCATGTTG GACAAGCGATTTGCAATTGACAGCATAGAGAAGAATcaattgcaaaaatgtttggACACCTTGCAGCATTCTATCAAGGTTACTTCGTTCCAGTCTATGGTAGAACGTTTGGAAAGTTTAGCAAGGCAGTTAGG ATTAAAGTTCATGATGTCTGGTCCTCCAGGCACGGAAATATTCATATCCTCCGACATGTTCTTCTTGGAAGTTCTATTAGAGCCGTCAGGGCTTGTTAGGGATGTTAAAATCCATCATGAAGGAAAAAGTGAGCAGCAG AGTTGCGAAGCACTCGCATCGGCTTTGTCACGCGGTGACTTCATCGATTTTACCACGCAGCTGGAAGGATTGGCATCGATATATCAGCTGAACGCTGACAAGAAAGTAAAGTGCAAGGCGTTCAGCGCTCTACAATCCCTCGAGGCTGACCTGGGTGTTTTGGCACAGCTGCAAACGTTCATGAAAGAACCGTTCAATCTGGTTCACAAGAGTCCCGTCG GAATTCTGGAAAGAAGAAGAGGTGGCCACCCGATGAAATTGACGTATTTCGTCTCACCATACGATTTAATCGACGAAGAGAATCGAACCTATGACACTCTTAATCCTGATACAATCATTAAAAGAAAGATTGGACACTCGGTGACTGTTTGTATGGAAGGTTCGACGGGTCACAAGCTGCCTACTTCTAGTATTATAACTGTAAACCGAAGTCCTACAGGCAAGAG CACTCCTTCATATGCTCCATTGACCAGTACAAATTCCTCCATGTTGCCTGCCTGCTTCGTGTTGAAGCTCGGCAAAAAGATGCCCATCTGCATGGAGTTGGTGAAGAGGATACAGAAAGTCACGGAGCTCGAGTGTGGCGATATCTCGGCGCCACATCCGCTTCTCAGTCTGATAATACAGCACGCAAGCGATGGCCAGCTGGATTGTCGAAACAATAGAGGCTTATATGTG ACCTTGCCGGATCAGCAGCACTGCTATTTTATGACGGAAAACAAGAGCATGGAGGGCGTACTGGTGTGCAGTATCCCTTTCACGCATCCCGCGCACGTGCCGCAAATTCTGGTGTACTTACGGCAGCAAGCGCTGTTCAACTGCCTGATCGCGAGCTGCGTGCGGCCCATGGCACGCCAAGATCCGGAACATACGACCATACTCGAAGTAAGCGCCCTTTCGTGGCAGCACATCAGCGTGAGCGTGGAGCATCCGTACGAAGAGACAATGGCCACCGCAGAACTGGATCTGACAGACATATCGACGCTTAAATGCCGGTTGTACGGCGTGAGTTTGACAACGAACGCGGAACAGACGTCGGATCTCAGCGGTAGGGTGCTGCAACGTTGCCTCAGCATCCCGTTGACCATGCGAATGTTACTGAAAATCTGGGAGGGTCGCTCTTTACCTGCAGTGATGAACAATCTGaccagcggcagcggcagTAGTAACGGTAGCTACAATCTCAATTTGGGATCCGGCGGTAAGGATCAGACTGGACAAAACGCATCTGGCACCGCGTCTGGCATGCCGGACTTTACGAATGGCGAGACAAAAGTGAAGCAAGAACCCGGTTTGAATAACGGCAGTAACGGGTGTATGGGAGGCAGACAAACGCAGCAATCGGCATCGAATCAATtgcagcaacaacagcaacagcagtcTTTTTTAGATGCCGGAACGGAAAATAGTATCGGTTTTCCGTCGTATTCCGGCCAATCCGatacgacgacgatgacgatgagcACTGCTGGGACGAACAACGCCTCTGCCTCTATGCTAAACCCGTTGCAGCTTGGTGCACTGCTAGGACAGGCAAAAAACTCTCTGACGGGCAACTCAAACACAAATGAGCGCGGAAAAAAGACGCGGAAAAGAAAGACTGGCACAGACAGTCTTTGGCGTAGTCCAAAGCGAAAGAGTGACGGCGGAGACAGTAGCACGGCAACAGAGATCTTGCTGGAGAGCTCGAGCTCGGAGAACTCGACACCACTGGGAACGCCCACGGGCGGCCGCGAGAATCTCACATCGGAGACTAGAACATCTACACCGACTTCGGCCACTAGTTTGACAAGCGGCATAGATTTTTCGAATTTGGACGCTACCGATATACTCGATAAGAGCGCCTCGGATTATGATCTCGACAATTCTGAGAGGGACAGCGAGATCATGGAGGTGCAACACAGCGGCGGggaacaacaacaacaacaacagcagcaagATGTGGAGGAGTTGATAAAGATACGCGAGTCCTCGTCAACGCGCAAGTCGAAGAAAAATCGAGGTGGCAGTGGTAGCGAAGAGAAAAAGTCGAGCCCAACAAATATATTCGTCGATGAGACGTCGACAACAAGTAGTGGTAACAAAAGTCTACCGGTGCCACCATCAGTAAGTATTACTCCGATTTCATGCGGTAACTTGGATCAAGCGAGCACCACCAACTACAATTCCGTACTAACGGGCATGGGTTTGGAAAGGAGACCTGGCATCGAGATTATACCCATTGCCTCTTCACCATCGCAGACTAATTTACCGAGCTCGATCACCATCACACCGATTGCCGGTCCGGCACCATCGCCAAAGACCAGCGGCTTGACGAGCGCAACGGACGATCGGCAGCGAAGCGAACGGAAGAGTGGCGGTGGAAAGAGCAGTGGTAGCAGTGCTAAAAGCAGCTCCGACGATAATAAGAGCGGCGGGAATAAGCTAGAGAAACGGCGCAAACGTAAACGAGAGGATGGTCCGATGGGTCCACCGGACAAAGTCCCATCAGGCGGTAAGCAACAGCAAGACCCACTCTCGAAGCCGGTATCGGTGAGCATCAAGCCGAGCACCGAGCAATCACCGCCGAGCGGTGGTGGTACTGGCGTCAGTCTGAGTTGCTCATCTTCACGGCCTACTTCCCCTGCGGCTGTAAGGAAGTTCAGTCCGTCGCCCACTCATTCGAGTTCGCTCGCCACACTTGTAGGTAAATCCAGTCCCACCTTGAAGGCCAGTCAAACGGCAGCAGCAACCTGCAAACCAGTGCAAAGCCCGAAGCACTCACCCGTCTACGGCAGCAGCCCGAAGCACAACGCGCCGAACGTTCCGGTCGTTCCTATGTCGGTCCCGATGTCATTATCCGTGTCCACGGTGCCCAACACAGTAGGCAACGTGCCGTCCGTGGCAGTGTCTGTACCGGTCCCAGTACCTGCTAGTGCGAGTCCGAAACATGGCAATACCTCATCTCCGAAACATGGTAGTTCGGCTGCGAGCAGCGGCAAACCCAGTATGTCAGCCCTGAAATCGGCGGCAAACTCGCCGTCTAGTAAGAGCAGCGGCAGCAGCTCTTCCGACACGACAACGACCCCATCCAAAGTTAAGTCCTCCTCTTCGTCCTCCGGGAAGGAATCTTCCGGTCGTGGAGATAAAGAGAGACGAACGTCATCCGTCGGGTCATCCGGCGGTTCGGGCAGTGGCCATCAGAGTCCCAAAACTAAGTCATCCAGTGGTAAGGTGAAGCAGCTGGAGATGATTTCTCCCGGCGGTGGCGAAGCTTCACAGGTCTCCTCTCTACAGGCTTCTGGTGGAAGCACTCCACCATCTGGCCAGGTTGACGCAGCGAGCAAATCTGCGATTGCGGCGCAACAGGCACGGAATCGTAAGAGTTCTCTCAATGCTGTGATCGATAAATTGAAGAACGCGCAGCACTGTACCGAAACCGATGCCTGCGGGAACGGTAGCGGTTCCGTGAAAGGCAGCGGATCCTCAGCAGGTCTCAGCAGTGGCAACACTGGCGGAATGAGCAGCACTGGACAGAAGGAGAAGAGTATCGGCAGCGGTGGCTCATCGTCGTCCAGCGGAGGGAAGACTATCGTCGAAGGTGGGAAGTCCTCTTGCGTCACTAAAAATGCGTCCGTGGAGACGAAGAATCCCGCCGAATACATGGTGAAGCACAGCTCAGACGGGATCAAGATCACTATCAACAAAACTCGTACCAAGGATTCCAAGCAGTCGGCTGCCAACCTGAAGTTATCGTCGGGAACGATAGCAGCTGCGAGTTCATCTTCGAGCTCCTTGTCGTCCGTCGCTTcttcgtcatcgtcgtcatcatccAGCAATGTAATTCCCGGCAGCAATGGCTCACCAAGGACAAATACGGGTCTCAAACCTGGCGTAAATTCTGGACCGGCATCGAAGAAACCGCAAACGTTGCAGACTGCACAGAAATTGCTTCCCGCGAAGATGATGTTAGCCACTGCCGGTATAAAGTCCGCCATCTCTTCCTCGGGTGCGACGAATACTGGTGGTGGTGCGAGTATCACTGGCGCGACCGCAACAGGGGGCCTTCCCCTATCAAAGGGTGGCTCATCCTCCAAAGCTTCCGGTTCACCCAAGACGAGCTCCGGGGCGACTGATCTTAGTCGAGGCCGAGACAAGCCTAGACTTCCGAAATCTGGTGACAAGGGAATATTCGCGTCGAAGGGTCTCGGTGATGCCAGGAAGTCGAGCCCGTCCGCTCTGCGcgaagagagcgagagcgagcgcGCATTCAAGCTGTTAGCCGCGCACGCGTCTATTTCCAGCCTTCCGCCAAGCCTGCCACCTCAATTAGTGATGGAGGGCTTGAGGAAGCAGCTAGACACTAAATTTCAGATACCGAAGCTGTCGGCGCGCGCGAACGTCGCAGACACCGGCGATAAGAACAAATCATCGGATAAGCTGTCGATCCTGTCCGATTCCGCCAAACAGACTCTCGACGGTCTGAAACAGGAACAGGGTAAGATCACCGGTCTGCCCAACGTCACTGTGTCGGTGTCCAAGTCGTCGATACCAGACGACCAATCGAGACGGGACCATTCGCAGAATAAACTGGACAATCTGTCAATCGCCACGTCCGCAGCCGGTGCGATATCCTTGAATCTCGTCGGGGAGAACGCTGGGTTGATGCTGCCTCCGCAATCGGCTGCCGATCCAGATGTACCTACAAATCTGTGCATTCAACCGATGGTGGACGAGCCTTCTCGCGACTCTTGCAAGGATTTAGGAATGAGACAAACGTCGACAGGTCAGCAGTTCCTCGGCAAGATCGACGACACAACCGCCGGCGGGATCCTCCCCAAGGGCAACGTTCCCGATCAGTTGGCGTCGTCAGGTGCCAAGTCCTACGCAACGATGACGGGTTCCAGCGCTTCGACCGCGCCGAGCGGCGCCGCCATCGTTGCCGAGAGCCTGAATCTGAGTACGAAGCCCGCCGATCAGGCAGCTTTGCAAACCAAATACAATAAGATCACCGTCGAGGAGAAGAAACAGCAGCAGACGTcttcgtcatcgtcgtcgtcgtcgtcttcctCCACATCATCATCTTCCtcgtcatcatcgtcatcgATTTTCTCGTCGTTGGGCGGCGTCGCGACTACGTCTGATGGTAATCCGAGCATCATGACATCCGACAGCGTCGGCGGTGGCGGCAGTGGGAATAGTGGTAGCGGAGAACAGGAGGTAGCGGCAGCGGCagccgcggcggcggcagaGATGCTGCTGGACTTCTCCGCGGCGAATAAAGATCAAATGACGAAGGGAAGTCACGGTCTGCCGGCCTCCTTAACGCAGCATCACTTGACAACGATCCCGGAGCGGGCGATGACCCAGGCCGCGCCAACGGTGCGTCGCAATACCCCACCTCCACCGCCGCCCCCGCCGCCGCTTCCGGCTCCATTCCCGCCTGCCGCGAGTCCGTCCGTCAGTGTGCACATCGTCAAGAGCCCGGCACCGAGCCCCCGGGTGATTCCACCTTCCCCCCATTCATCCGCGTCACCCTGTATCACCGACGACGAGCTCATGGACGAGGCGCTGGTCGGTATGGGCAAATGA